In a genomic window of Trichoderma atroviride chromosome 4, complete sequence:
- a CDS encoding uncharacterized protein (EggNog:ENOG41~TransMembrane:1 (n4-14c19/20o448-467i)~SECRETED:SignalP(1-19)), whose amino-acid sequence MKPAQLFTLAGVFLPGSLACLEHLLHERTPDPNDMVRRQESAPRTKTAIKNVRVFDGVKLTALQTVIIDGENISNDTSNIVTTVDGNGGVLIPGLIDSHVHISSIAGLEILASYGVTTAINMACRNYTQCAPLRDVEGVASFISAGIPATGPGSQHSKTFNLTAPYLIYPDQNATEVVSYTFGNNSDFYKITAETNGPSQSMQNALVDAVHNLGKLSMTHASDLNAWTQAAISGTNGIQHIPTNGRINASNILTVRKSSTTWSTPTMNIARYAFSNVELLTFTGHKVGGPDNYQNVYDNVKAIHAAGIPILAGTDSVGTVTANISIPWGLTLHFELENLVEAGLTPLEALRAATILPAQHHQLTDRGQITPGMRADLVLLNSNPLVNISNTRDIARVWVGGIEYKDVANSTGQSNPPANFTDNDGPSNSPGSGSGSGSGSRNSAVTSAALSGTFLVSLQIFTMLFFFM is encoded by the coding sequence atgAAACCAGCTCAGCTCTTTACACTCGCTGGAGTATTTTTACCAGGCAGTCTTGCTTGTCTCGAGCATCTATTGCACGAGCGAACACCAGACCCCAATGACATGGTCCGAAGACAAGAGTCTGCACCACGAACAAAGACTGCTATCAAAAATGTTCGCGTATTTGATGGCGTCAAACTCACTGCTCTTCAAACTGTCATTATCGATGGCGAGAATATCAGCAACGACACAAGCAATATCGTGACCACAGTTGACGGCAATGGAGGCGTACTAATTCCTGGTCTGATTGACAGCCATGTCCATATATCTAGTATCGCTGGCTTAGAGATATTGGCTTCTTATGGagtcaccaccgccatcaacatGGCATGTCGAAACTACACTCAATGCGCCCCTCTCCGTGATGTAGAGGGCGTGGCATCGTTCATCTCAGCCGGTATACCAGCTACTGGACCCGGCAGTCAGCACTCCAAGACATTCAATCTTACTGCGCCGTACCTCATTTATCCCGACCAAAATGCCACAGAGGTCGTATCCTACACCTTTGGCAACAACTCCGACTTTTACAAGATCACTGCCGAGACTAATGGTCCCAGCCAGAGCATGCAAAATGCTCTTGTTGACGCTGTTCACAATCTTGGCAAATTGTCCATGACTCATGCTTCTGATCTCAATGCTTGGACACAAGCTGCCATCTCGGGCACAAACGGCATTCAACATATTCCTACAAATGGCCGTATCAACGCTTCCAATATTCTGACCGTTCGGAAGTCTTCCACTACCTGGAGCACTCCGACTATGAATATTGCTCGATACGCCTTTTCCAACGTCGAATTATTGACTTTTACAGGCCACAAGGTTGGTGGGCCAGATAACTATCAAAATGTTTACGACAACGTCAAAGCCATTCATGCTGCCGGCATACCCATCTTGGCTGGCACAGACTCCGTCGGAACAGTCACCGCCAACATCTCTATACCGTGGGGACTAACTCTCCATTTTGAGTTGGAAAATCTGGTCGAGGCCGGATTAACTCCACTCGAAGCTCTTCGAGCAGCAACCATACTCCCTGCTCAGCATCACCAGTTGACGGACCGCGGCCAGATTACACCTGGTATGCGGGCTGACTTGGTTTTACTTAACAGCAACCCGCTGgtcaacatctccaacacTAGAGATATTGCGAGGGTCTGGGTCGGAGGAATTGAGTACAAGGATGTTGCCAACAGTACCGGGCAGTCGAATCCTCCAGCCAACTTTACTGACAACGACGGCCCTTCTAATAGccctggctctggctcaGGTTCAGGCTCTGGGTCTCGCAACAGTGCAGTTACATCTGCTGCGCTTAGTGGAACTTTTCTTGTGAGCTTACAGATTTTCAcgatgctttttttctttatgtAA